In Beijerinckia indica subsp. indica ATCC 9039, the genomic window AAAATTTTTCCGCGTGATCAGAATTTTCTGGGATTTCAATCGCGGCCTTATCAAGCTGATGAGCCTTTGAACACGCTCGTCATCAATGCGGCTTTGTTTCCAGCGGAAGTTTGCAAGACGTTACTGTTCGATCCCCGTTTGATTTATGGTTATGATGAAGTGGATATAGCGTCACGAGCGCGTGCGGCGGGATGGAGAATTCTATTATGCCCGGAGGCGATCAATTTTCATTATCCCTCAGAGACAAACCGAGATTACTATAAGCCGCATACAGAATCAGCCCGCATCTATGTGACATTCAAGAAATACTACGGTGCACAGAGAAAGCCTCTTAAGGCGCTGGCATTTCTCGGTATCAGTTTATTGCACAGCTGCGCTCATCATTTGAAAACGGAAGGATTCAGGGGGCTCCTATCGGCCTTGGCCTTGCATCGTTCGGCATGGAAACAGATTAGCGCCTGGCAAGATGAGGTCAGGCAATAATATCCTTGATTAATAGGACGTATGAACAAAGATAAACGTCTTTATAATGTATTCGATGATAAAATCTTGTTCTGTTTCTGTGATATAAATATAAGTATATATTATATGTAGAAGGTTCGGTTCAACGGGTGGATCGGATTGGAATTATATGTTATCAGTGAACTGTCAAAAAGTTATGATTAAAAATGCAGATAAATATTTTCGTATTTATTTAATAAGAGAAAAATATTGCGTCTGATAAAGTTTGAGAGAGCTCATGGACATTTACAGCGATATGTCTGGCGAGTTGGCGAGCCATTATGGTTGGAGCGAATGATCCAAACGTCCACTCAATTCGAGAGGGTGCTAAAATCTGTCAAAACAAAGGGATGGATAGTGATTAATGATCATGGATCGTGTGTGGGATCGGTCTAAATGCTGAGACTCGGAACTTTATGCGATTTCGTTTAGTTCCTGTCACGGTCGCGACGTATTTTCATTAAGCGATCTTGAGAAGGGTAGAGATTTGAGATGTTAGGGTGGGCTTTTTTCCACTAAATCAATATCTTGTGGGCAGGCGTATCCTGAAATTTGTGGGTGAAATACCCGCATCTGACCATCCTCGATAGTGTTGGGGATGGATTTCAATGTTTGATGTTGCGATCAGTCGGACTATATAACGTTAAGTTGATGGTTGAGATTGTTCTGCGGGCTGTTGACAAGGGTGGCTAGCTCAGCAAAATAAAAAATTGTTTAATTTCTGTTGCTTAAAACTTGACCGCTTTTAAGAAAATAAAGTAATATATGCTGTATATATAATGTGATATTTTTATGGCATAAAATTTCCGCTTCGGCATAAAATTAAAGTTTAATATTATGCGCTTATCATTCTTTTCCTCATTTCCCTGCAGGATCTGCCACTCCTATCAGGATTTTGCCTTGGGAGCGCCCTCATTAGGTTGGTCGCATGGGAAAGGCTGGGTATCTTGTTGGTTTTTGCTCTTGGGTGCTGAATGTTCGATGGTCTTTTCGGGCAGGAGTGTTCGGGATCCATGCCGACCTCAAACTCTGCGCTGATCCCGCGTGTGGCGCGCGATGGTGATTTTCCGCTTTCCAATGCGCAGGCACGATTGTGGTTTTTTTGGCATCTGGAACCGCAAAGCGGTGCCTATGGTCTGTCGAGGTCTGCTCGGCTGAAGGGGCGTCTGAATGAGGTTGCCGTGCAGCAGAGCGTTGATGCTCTGGTTGCGCGGCATGAACTCTTGCGGACGACATTTGTCGAATGTGCCGATGGACGCGGTTTGCAACATATTCATGCTGTATTTTCGATACCGCTCGAAGTCATCGACCTCGGCGGATTATCCGAGGCGGATCGGGAGGCGGAGGCTCATCGGCTGGCGGCGGCCGATGCATCGGCGCCGTTTGATCTTACGACAGGTCCCTTGCTGCGGGTGAAACTGCTCCGGCTGGGGGATGAGGATCATATTCTTCTGGTGACGTTGCACCGCATTATCTCCGATCGTCAATCGCTGGATATCCTGTTCAACGAATTTGCGGTATTTTACGCGGCCTCTATCCAGGGGCATGAGCCGAGGCTGCCCGAACAGTCGATCCAATATGTCGATTACGCTGTTTGGCAACGGGCATGGCTGGAAGCCGGGGAGGGCGATCGCCAGCTTGCTTATTGGCGCGGAAAGCTTGGAGACGAGCAACCGCTTCTGGAACTCCCCTTGGACCATCCAAGACCTGCGGAGCAGAACGGCCGCGGAGCTATCCACCTCTTTGCGATTGATGGTGATCTGACTGAGCGATTGCGGCATATCGGTCAAAGCCGAAATGCGAGTCTGTCGGTGGTGCTGCTGGCGGCGTTCAATGGGCTGCTCTATCGTTATACAGGACAGCGCGATCTCCGGGTCGGTGTCCCGGTGACAAATCGCCATCGGCCCGAGACGAAAGATCTGATTGGATGTTTTGCGAACACGCTCGTCCTGCGGACGGAGCTTGATGGTCATTGGAGTTTTACGCGCCTCATTGAGGCAGTCCGTGACACCTTGCTGGAGGCTCGGGACTATCAGGATTTGCCATTCGAGCAGCTGGTGCAGGCCTTGCAGCCGGAACGAAGCCTCAGTCATAGTCCTTTGTTCCAGGTTCAATTCAATTCTGTTTCGCGGAGGGTTCCAGGCGAGCTCGTTGAACTGTCTGATCTTTTGATCGAAGGTGTCGCAGAAGCGAAGACGATGATAAGGGTCGATCTCTCGCTCGATATTGTCGAGACCGCGACGGGAAACGGAGAGCAGGAAGGACTTTCCTGCGGCTTGACTTATGCGGAAGATCTCTTCGATGCGATGACGATCGAACGTCTTGCATCGCATTGGCGACACGTGCTTGAGGCGCTTGCGGATGCGCCGGATCGCACGATCGGAAGTGTCGATATTCTGGACGCGGATGAGCGCAGACAAATTCTTGAAGAATGGGGCTGCGGGGAGAGTGTCCCGCAAAGCGGGAAATGTCTGCATGAGTTGATTGAGGCGCAGGTGCGGGAGCAACCCGATGCTGTCGCGGTCCTCTATGAGGGTCAGAGCTTCACCTATGGAGAATTGAACGCCAAGGCCAATCAATTGGCGCACCATCTGCGCGAGCTTGGCGTGGGACCCGATGTTCTGGTCGGGATTGCCGTCGAGCCGTCGCTTGACATGGTCATTGGCTTGGTGGGGATTTTGAAAGCGGGCGGCGCTTATGTGCCCCTTGATCCGAACTATCCCGAGGACCGCCTCGCTTATATGATCGAAAACAGCGGGATCGGGCTGCTGTTGACTCAGGAACCGTTGCTGGGCGCCTTTGGCTGGCTGGGTCGGGAACCAAAGCCTGGCATCGGATCCAATCCGATGATTTTCTGCCTTGACCGTGATTGGCTCAAAGTATCGGCCTATCCCACGGAGGATTTGCCGAATATCACCAATCCGCAAAATCTCATTTATTGCATCTACACTTCTGGCTCGACAGGAAGGCCTAAAGGCGCAGACAATTACCACGCAAGTTTTGTAAATCTCGTTGGCTGGTATTTCAGTGAGAGCGAGAGGGCACATCGAAAAGAAAGAGTGATTCTTGCCAGTTCACTGAGTTTCGATCTCACGCAGAAAAATGTGTTGGGGACGCTGGCCGCTGGCGGAACACTCATCGTCCCATTAGGGACGTTGATGGATACAGACCACTTCGTCGCAGCGTTAACACGGTTTAAGCCGACACGCTTGAATTGTACACCTTCAGCATATCACGTCATCTCAAAGTATGTGACGGAACACACGCTTTCCTTGGTGGTTCTCGGCGGGGAGCCTATTGACGCAACCTTAGCTGCGCATTTATCGAAACAAAATATCGACTTGATGAATTCGTATGGGCCGACGGAATGTGCTGATGTCGCCATATCTTATTTGAACGCGGCGGGTTCGGAACAAACCGATATTCCGCTGGGGAAGCCGCTTCCAAATATACAAATCTATATTTTAGATGCTGATCTCAATCTTGTTCCCGCTGGTGTTGCGGGTGAATTGTATATAGCGGGTATCAGCCTCGGGCGCGGATATCACGGGCGTCCCGATCTGACTGCGGAGCGTTTTATCGCCAATCCTTTTGCGAAGGAGACCGGGGCTCGGATGTACCGGACCGGAGACCTGGCGCGGTGGCGGTCCGATGGTAACGTGGACTATATTGGCCGTGTTGACCATCAGGTGAAGATCCGCGGATTCAGGATTGAGCTTGGCGAGATCGAGGCCGCCTTGCTGCGCTATGAGGGCGTGCGTGAGGCCATCGTTCTCGTGCGTGATGCTGCCGGCGGCAAGCAACTCATTGGCTATGTGGTGGGAGCGGATGAGCGGGGGGATCTCGAAAGCCGCCTTCGAAATCATCTGAAAAGTTCTCTCCCCGATTATATGGTGCCTGCACGGATCGTCGTGCTTGAGAAAATGCCTTTAACGGTCAATGGCAAGGTCGATCGCCAGCGGTTACCTGCGCCAAAACCTCTTATTGTTTCAGCGGGTTTCGCCACCAATCTGTCATCCACACAGAAGCTTCTGGTGGAAATCTGGCGCGAGGTTTTGGGGCTCGACGCGGTTCCAGCCGAGGTTAATTTTTTCGATCTTGGCGGAAATTCCTTGCAACTCATTGCCGTGCACGCCCAAATCGAATCCAAGTTGCAGCGCAAATTTCCTCTCGTCACGCTCTTTCAGCATTCGACCATCACGGACCTGGCTCATTTTCTCGATAACAAGGGGCAGGAGGTTTCGTCATCCATCGACGCCGCCCGGGCGCGTGCCTTGCAGCGGAGCCGGAGTCTCGGCAGATTCCAGCAAAAAGTGGGGAGGAAGACACCATAGATATCCGCAAGGGAGCTGTTTCGTACAATTCCCGGACATTTTTGCAAAATCCTATGGAAGAGCGGGTGGGAATCCCAGTGGAATTATCGAGGATATGTCTTTATATAGGAAAAGCACTGTCATGGCGGGGAACGGGAAGACTCGTGCAATGAAGTTTCTCTTTTCTCCAAGTAAACTTATATTTTGACTTCAGATACTTTATGTAAAAATGAAACTTATCAATAAAATCATTTGGGTCCTTTTTGAAGACTCACCGGAGGTGAGGCAGTGACGCAAGACGATGACCACCGCCTCGATGGAGCCGTTCTCCCCGAAGGGGCAGTTGCGATTATTGGGATTTCCGGCCGTTTTCCAGGCGCTTCCGATGTTGCAGGTTTTTGGCGCAATATCAAAGAGGGGCGGGATTGCATTGCGCATTTTCGGGACGATGAACTTGATGACACATTTTCTGCGCAAGTGCATGCGGACGCCAATTTCGTAAAGGCGCGGCCGGTCCTCGATAATGTCGATTTATTCGATGCTGGTTTTTTCGGCATGCATCCGCGTGAAGCGGCGTTGACAGATCCTCAGCACCGTCTGTTTCTTGAATGTGTATGGGAAGCTTTGGAGGATGGCGGCTATGATCCGTCAGCCTATCCTGAGCCGATCGGTATTTTTGCCGGTTGCACCATGAATACTTATTTCCTGAACAATGTCTGCGCTGACCGGGAGGTGATCGAGGATTTCACCAATAATTTTCAGCTCGGAAATTATTCGATGATGGTCGGGGCCGGCCAGGAGTTTATGGCCACGAAAGTGGCTTATAAGCTTGATCTGCGCGGCCCTGCGGTCAATATCGGCACGGCTTGTTCCACCTCGCTGACGGCTGTCGCTCAGGCCTGTCAAAGCCTCCTCTTATATCAAGCTGATATGATGTTGGCGGGAGGGTCTTCGATCAGTTTTCCGCAAATGCGCGGTTATCTTTATCAGGAAGGCGGCATGGTCTCGCCGGACGGATATTGCCGTCCTTTCGACATCAACGCAGCAGGCACAGTGTTTGGTAGCGGCGTCGGCGTGGTTTTGTTGAAACGGCTCGAAGACGCGGTTGCCGATGGCGATCAGATTTATGCTGTAATACGGTCCGCCGCTGTCAATAATGATGGGAGCGGAAAGGCTGGCTATACGGCGCCGAGCATCGATGGCCAGGCCGGAGTCATCCTTTCTGCTCATGCGACTGCAGGGATTAATGCGCGGTCGATCGGTTATGTGGAATGTCATGGAACTGCGACACCGCTTGGCGACCCGATCGAATTTGAGGGGCTTGTCAAGGCTTTTCGATTGACGACCGAAGATCGCGGGTTTTGTGCCCTCGGTTCGGCGAAAGCGAATGTTGGCCATCTCGATGCCGCAGCCGGGATTATCGGTCTGATCAAGGCAGTCATGACCTTGCGCGACAGCACAATACCGCCGCTTCTCCATTTTTCAGCTCCCAATCCGCAAATCGATCTCGCAGACAGTCCCTTTTTTATCAACAAGGAAACCTATGCTTGGCCGAAAGGTGACGAACCACGCCGGGCGGGCGTGAGCGCCTTTGGTGTCGGCGGGACCAATGTTCACGTCATCCTTGAGGAAGCACCTTTACCGGTCCAAAGCCCTGCAACGGTCACGAATGGCGTTTACACTCTGCCTCTGTCCGCCCGGAGTTCACTGGCGCTCGAGCAGATGAAGCTTCGGCTTGCTGATCATTTGGAATCAGCTCCTGATCTCTCGCTTGATGATGTCGCATATACATTACAGGTTGGGCGGCGTCGGTTCGATCATCGCACGGCCCTTGTCTGTCACGATCTGTCAGATGCCATAGTGAAATTGCGGGCCAAGGGGGGAACGCTAAAAGAAACGCTTGCTGTCCCAAATCCTTCCTTAGCATTCATGTTTCCAGGGCAGGGGACCCAATATGCGGGCATGGGCCAGGCTCTCTACGATAGTCAGCCGGGTTTTCGTGAAATCATTGATCAGGGCGCGGATTTTCTCGCTCCCCTTCTCGGTGCTGATCTCCGTGATGTGCTTTATGGATCTCGACCCGCGGATGAGGAAGATCCGCATCCGATCCGCTCGACGTTGTTTGCCCAACCGGCGCTTTTCCTTGTTCAATATGCAACGGCTCATCTCTTCACAGGCTATGGCTTCCAACCCAATGTGATGATTGGCCATAGTATTGGTGAATTCGTAGCCGCGACTCTTGCGTCGGTTTTGACATTCGAGGAGGCGCTCGGGTTTATCGCGGAACGGGCGCGCCTGATGCAAAGCATGCCCACCGGCGCCATGCTGAGTGTGCGATTGCCGGAAATGGATTTGAAGGCGATTCTGCCGCGCGAACTTGATATAGCCGCGGTGAATGCACCGGAGCTTTGTGTCGTTTCTGGTCCTACTGCAGAAATCGATGCTTTTGCCACGCTGCTGGCGCAACGGGATATTGTTGCGCGACAACTCCACACATCGCATGCGTTTCATTCCCGCATGATGGACCCGGTCGTGGCGTCCCTGAAAGACACTGCGTCACGCATACACTTTCAAGAACCTAAGATCGCCTATGTGTCTTGTATCAGTGGGCAATGGATAACCACTGAAGACGTGACATCACCCCTATACTGGGCGGAGCATTGCCGGCGTACGGTCCGTTTTGCCGATGCTCTCCAGACAATGCGGGAGAGAGGCAATCCGGTTTTGCTTGAAGTGGGTACGGGCCAAACCTTGACCACGCTCGCCAATCAAGCTGCCGCCAAGCGGAAAAAGGAAGAGCAGGATCAAAAAGGGACGCTTCTTCGCGGTGCTATCTCTTCGTTGCCAGACGCATCGCGCGGTGTCGATGATGTGACGGCATTGTCCGAAGCCGTCGCCAAACTGTGGATGGAAGGGTGCGAACCCGATTGGGCCTCGGTGAATGCTGGGCCTTGCCGGCGCGTGTCTTTGCCGACTTATCCATTTGAACGCAAAAGCCATTGGATTAAGGCGCCACAATCTCAGTATAGGATGCACGAAGGTCTGCCACCGGTGGTTGAAGAGCAAGGGGTTGAGCCTTCCGGATACCCCCTTTCTTCCTATCCTTTACAATCTCATATTCCGATAAATACTGATTTTATGCCTTCTCAGAATATTTTGAAGAGTTCCACGGAGCCGACGATGAATATGGTGACTAATCCGCGCGCTGACGGCACCTCGCGCATTCATCGTCTTACCGATAAGATCGTTGAAATTTTTGACGCCCTTTCCGGGGATCAGATCGGCGAGACTGATTATGGCACGAGCTTTCTCGAGCTTGGTTATGATAGTCTGTTTTTGGCGCAAGTCGCGACGCAAGTGCAGAAAACCTTCGGTATCAAGGTCACATTCCGGCAATTGCTGAATGATTTCCCTACCGTTCAAAGCCTTGTCGCGCATCTTGATGAGATTGTGCCTCCTGATCCCGTCGTTGAGCAGATAGCCCCTCGTCCCATTCTTGCTGCGACCTCGGTGGCTCCAATGAGTCCATCTCCCATACCTTTGCAGACGGAGAGCGTGCAGACTCCCGCGGGTCTTGAAGGTCTGTTCCGGGAGCAATTGCATGCGATGCAATTGCTGTTGTCGCAGCAATTGCAGGTCTTGCAAGGGGGAACGGCGAGCGGGCTCGGCGTAGCCGGGCCAAATGTTTCTGCGAATGTTTCTTTGGCCCCTGCGGGCTCCTCCATTCCTTCAGTCTCCCCAAAAGCTGCGTCGAAAGCGTCAAAGGATGACAAAGTCAGTGAGGAAGGCGAGACATCTGCGCGCTTCAAAATCTACCGTCCTGGGACGACGACACATTCCGACGATCTGACTCCGACACAAAAAGCTTTCATTGACGATCTCGTCAAACGCTATTCGGCCCGTTCACACGGTTCGAAGGACATGACGCAGGCCTATCGTCCGGTCCTTGCCGATCCTCGCGCCGCCAACGGCTTTCGGCAGGAATGGAAGGAAATGGTCTATCCGGTCGTTTGCGCCCGTTCCAAGGGTTCAAAGATCTGGGATGTCGATGGCAACGAATATGTCGATCTCGTCAATGGCTTTGGCCAGACGGCTTTCGGTCACGCGCCTGATTTCGTGCTCGATGCGGTCAGCGAGCAGATGAAACTTGGTTTCGCGATTGGTCCTCAGACACCGCTGGCCGGCGAAGTGGCAACGCTGTTTACGGAAATGACCGGCAATGAACGCGTCACTTTCTGTAATACCGGTTCCGAAGCGGTCATGGCGGCGATGCGTGTCGCGCGCGCTGTGACGGGACGCGATCGGGTCGTCGTTTTTAACGGCGCCTACCATGGTCAATTCGACGAGGTTCTGGTCAAAGGTGCGAGCCGGAATGCGTCGCCGCGCGCCTTGCCTGTCGCTGCGGGCATTCCACGAGGCTCCGTCGAGAATATGGTCGTCTTGCCTTATGCGACGCCGGAAAGTCTCGAATGGATCCGGCAGAATGCGGATGATCTCGCGGCGGTGGTCATCGAGACCGTGCAGAGCCGTCATCCCGCCTTCCAGCCCAAGGCCTTCATCGAGGAAATTCGTGCAATTACCGAAAAATCGGGAACGGCGCTGGTCTTCGATGAGGTTGTGACCGGATTCCGCGTTCACCCCGGCGGAATGCAAGCCCTCTTTGGTATTCGTGCCGATATGGCGACCTATGGCAAAGTCGTCGGCGGCGGCATGCCGATCGGAGTCCTCGCTGGTAAATCCCGGTTCATGGATGCGCTCGATGGAGGGCAATGGCGCTACGGCGACGATTCCTTCCCTGAAGTCGCGCCGACCTTTTTCGCTGGTACTTTCGTGCGCCACCCGCTGGTTTTGGCCGCCGCCAAAGCCGTCCTCTTGCATCTCAAGGCGGCGGGTCCGCAGTTACAGGAAAATCTGACGGCGCGTACAGCCAACCTTGTGGCTCGCATGAATGCCGAACTTGAACGGCGCGGGATCGCCACGCGGGTCGAAACATTCAGCAGCTTCTTCTACATGAATTTCAGCTCGGAAGACCATCTGGCCACGCTGCTATTCATTCATATGCGGCTCCTTGGCGTTCATATTCTTGATGGCTTCCCCGGCTTCCTGACAACAACCCATAGCGACGCCGACATCGAACATATTTTCACGACTTTCTGCGCGAGCCTGGAAGCTGTGCAGAAGGCGGGTATTCTGGTTGGTTCCAGCGCGAAGCCTGCGGTGGCTCTGTCACCGGCCTTATCGGCGCCCGCTTTGCCGGCCGACGTGCCGTTGACGGAACCGCAAAAAGAGATCTGGCTGGCTGCTCAGTTAGGCGATGCAGCATCCTGCTCCTTCAATGAATCGGTCAGTCTCGATTTCAAAGGGCCTCTGAACGAGAAAGCTTTGGCGCTATCGCTGGACGATGTCATTGCTCGTCATGAGGCTTTGCGCGGCTCCTTTGGCAAGACCGGTGAAAATCTGCATATAGCGCCGCAGCTTGTGATCCCCCTCCAGCATCTGGATTTCAGCGCACAGCCGGACCCTGTGTCGGCTTTGCATGATTGGATTGACGAGGATGCGCATACGCCTTTCGACCTTGCGGAAGGTCCCCTGGTTCGTACTGGCCTGATCAAGCTTGCGGCCGAGCATCATGTCTTGGTTTTCACGGCTCATCACATCATTTGCGATGGCTGGTCAGCGAATGTGATCATCAATGATCTCGCGGCCTTTTATGCGGCGCGCAGTGAAGGTCTGGATGTGGGTTTGCCCGCTGCCATGCCCTTCAGACGCTATGCCTTGAATGAAGCTGCGAAGAGAGAAGGGTCGGCTGCAACCGAGGCCTATTGGCTTGATCAATATAAAACCATTCCCGAAGCGTTGGATCTCCCATTCGACCGGCCGCGTCCGGCGCAGAAGTCGTTCAGGGGCGCGACTTATAGCGATACGATCGAGGAAAGCATCTATCGGGGTGTGCGGCAGGCTGGTGCCAAACAAGGCTGCACTTTGTTCACGACGCTTTTCGCCGCGTTCCAAATTTTGATCGGCAAACTGACCGACCACAGTGAAATTGTGATCGGTGTCCCAACTGCCGGGCAAAGCTTGCTGGATGATGAAATCCTTGTCGGGCATTGCGTGAATTTCCTGCCGATCCGTGACTCACTCGATTATGGCAAGACTATTGCCGATCATTTGCAAAATGTTCGGCGTGTCACGGGAGAGGCGTTCGATCATCAGGATTTCACTTTCGGCACCCTGGTCAGGAAGCTCAACCTGCGTCGCGACCCGCGGCGTCTGCCACTGACCTCGATTCAATTCAATGTGGAAAAGCTCGGCGAAAACGCGAATTTTCCCGGTCTTTCCACCAATATGTCACCGAATGCCAAAGCCTTCGTCAATTTCGATCTCTTCATGAATGTCATCGAATCCGACAAAGGATTACGGATCGATTGTGACTACAGCACTGATCTCTTCGATGAAGCGACAATCGCGCGTTGGGTTGGCTATTTCCGGACGCTGCTTGTGTCCATGACGCGTGATCTGACGCAAACGCTCGCCAAGGTCTCGCTGCTCTCGTTGGAGGAGCGCAACTGGCTCGT contains:
- a CDS encoding hybrid non-ribosomal peptide synthetase/type I polyketide synthase: MTQDDDHRLDGAVLPEGAVAIIGISGRFPGASDVAGFWRNIKEGRDCIAHFRDDELDDTFSAQVHADANFVKARPVLDNVDLFDAGFFGMHPREAALTDPQHRLFLECVWEALEDGGYDPSAYPEPIGIFAGCTMNTYFLNNVCADREVIEDFTNNFQLGNYSMMVGAGQEFMATKVAYKLDLRGPAVNIGTACSTSLTAVAQACQSLLLYQADMMLAGGSSISFPQMRGYLYQEGGMVSPDGYCRPFDINAAGTVFGSGVGVVLLKRLEDAVADGDQIYAVIRSAAVNNDGSGKAGYTAPSIDGQAGVILSAHATAGINARSIGYVECHGTATPLGDPIEFEGLVKAFRLTTEDRGFCALGSAKANVGHLDAAAGIIGLIKAVMTLRDSTIPPLLHFSAPNPQIDLADSPFFINKETYAWPKGDEPRRAGVSAFGVGGTNVHVILEEAPLPVQSPATVTNGVYTLPLSARSSLALEQMKLRLADHLESAPDLSLDDVAYTLQVGRRRFDHRTALVCHDLSDAIVKLRAKGGTLKETLAVPNPSLAFMFPGQGTQYAGMGQALYDSQPGFREIIDQGADFLAPLLGADLRDVLYGSRPADEEDPHPIRSTLFAQPALFLVQYATAHLFTGYGFQPNVMIGHSIGEFVAATLASVLTFEEALGFIAERARLMQSMPTGAMLSVRLPEMDLKAILPRELDIAAVNAPELCVVSGPTAEIDAFATLLAQRDIVARQLHTSHAFHSRMMDPVVASLKDTASRIHFQEPKIAYVSCISGQWITTEDVTSPLYWAEHCRRTVRFADALQTMRERGNPVLLEVGTGQTLTTLANQAAAKRKKEEQDQKGTLLRGAISSLPDASRGVDDVTALSEAVAKLWMEGCEPDWASVNAGPCRRVSLPTYPFERKSHWIKAPQSQYRMHEGLPPVVEEQGVEPSGYPLSSYPLQSHIPINTDFMPSQNILKSSTEPTMNMVTNPRADGTSRIHRLTDKIVEIFDALSGDQIGETDYGTSFLELGYDSLFLAQVATQVQKTFGIKVTFRQLLNDFPTVQSLVAHLDEIVPPDPVVEQIAPRPILAATSVAPMSPSPIPLQTESVQTPAGLEGLFREQLHAMQLLLSQQLQVLQGGTASGLGVAGPNVSANVSLAPAGSSIPSVSPKAASKASKDDKVSEEGETSARFKIYRPGTTTHSDDLTPTQKAFIDDLVKRYSARSHGSKDMTQAYRPVLADPRAANGFRQEWKEMVYPVVCARSKGSKIWDVDGNEYVDLVNGFGQTAFGHAPDFVLDAVSEQMKLGFAIGPQTPLAGEVATLFTEMTGNERVTFCNTGSEAVMAAMRVARAVTGRDRVVVFNGAYHGQFDEVLVKGASRNASPRALPVAAGIPRGSVENMVVLPYATPESLEWIRQNADDLAAVVIETVQSRHPAFQPKAFIEEIRAITEKSGTALVFDEVVTGFRVHPGGMQALFGIRADMATYGKVVGGGMPIGVLAGKSRFMDALDGGQWRYGDDSFPEVAPTFFAGTFVRHPLVLAAAKAVLLHLKAAGPQLQENLTARTANLVARMNAELERRGIATRVETFSSFFYMNFSSEDHLATLLFIHMRLLGVHILDGFPGFLTTTHSDADIEHIFTTFCASLEAVQKAGILVGSSAKPAVALSPALSAPALPADVPLTEPQKEIWLAAQLGDAASCSFNESVSLDFKGPLNEKALALSLDDVIARHEALRGSFGKTGENLHIAPQLVIPLQHLDFSAQPDPVSALHDWIDEDAHTPFDLAEGPLVRTGLIKLAAEHHVLVFTAHHIICDGWSANVIINDLAAFYAARSEGLDVGLPAAMPFRRYALNEAAKREGSAATEAYWLDQYKTIPEALDLPFDRPRPAQKSFRGATYSDTIEESIYRGVRQAGAKQGCTLFTTLFAAFQILIGKLTDHSEIVIGVPTAGQSLLDDEILVGHCVNFLPIRDSLDYGKTIADHLQNVRRVTGEAFDHQDFTFGTLVRKLNLRRDPRRLPLTSIQFNVEKLGENANFPGLSTNMSPNAKAFVNFDLFMNVIESDKGLRIDCDYSTDLFDEATIARWVGYFRTLLVSMTRDLTQTLAKVSLLSLEERNWLVTTLNETRAEPDLRPVPELIATQVAKTPDAVAAVFNNVALTYRELDERVNQLAGIVRAQVPGEGRRIGLAVERSLDMLVALIAIMKAGHAYVPLDPHHPAARLQLILDKADVSALICENDHIATLAGSLPVIRLDASRGPSVMDANLPPVNVDSSCYILFTSGSTGTPKGVEVTHRSLANLVWSMVAAPGFKAGDVIVAATTISFDIAAFELYVPLIVGGTVVIASRDDIKGGFGFVSLVEKTHATVIQATPTLARMLLEAGLTPRSDLKVLCGGEALPRDLANALLENQGELWNGYGPTEATVYASTGRIFPGTGPVSIGEPVYNTQLHVLDSHRELVPVGVTGQLYIGGMGLARGYFQRPELDAEAFSVFAVGDGAPQRYYRTGDAVRRLPDGSIEYLGRLDQQIKLRGYRIELGEIESVMRQSPGVQDCAVAVYTPKDGLPRLVGYYVPTVDQQKVPTSELTAYAGGHLPDYMVPSLWIAIEKFPLTPSGKLDRKALPQPEAGTYTENRVITPPTTPLETQLVAIWKAILKDEEIGIHDNIFALGADSIRIFRIAVRMREENINLSAADLMQHPTIAELAEVAAHTTVSGKPKSPSLASFRRGNNNTAGAAR
- a CDS encoding non-ribosomal peptide synthetase produces the protein MPTSNSALIPRVARDGDFPLSNAQARLWFFWHLEPQSGAYGLSRSARLKGRLNEVAVQQSVDALVARHELLRTTFVECADGRGLQHIHAVFSIPLEVIDLGGLSEADREAEAHRLAAADASAPFDLTTGPLLRVKLLRLGDEDHILLVTLHRIISDRQSLDILFNEFAVFYAASIQGHEPRLPEQSIQYVDYAVWQRAWLEAGEGDRQLAYWRGKLGDEQPLLELPLDHPRPAEQNGRGAIHLFAIDGDLTERLRHIGQSRNASLSVVLLAAFNGLLYRYTGQRDLRVGVPVTNRHRPETKDLIGCFANTLVLRTELDGHWSFTRLIEAVRDTLLEARDYQDLPFEQLVQALQPERSLSHSPLFQVQFNSVSRRVPGELVELSDLLIEGVAEAKTMIRVDLSLDIVETATGNGEQEGLSCGLTYAEDLFDAMTIERLASHWRHVLEALADAPDRTIGSVDILDADERRQILEEWGCGESVPQSGKCLHELIEAQVREQPDAVAVLYEGQSFTYGELNAKANQLAHHLRELGVGPDVLVGIAVEPSLDMVIGLVGILKAGGAYVPLDPNYPEDRLAYMIENSGIGLLLTQEPLLGAFGWLGREPKPGIGSNPMIFCLDRDWLKVSAYPTEDLPNITNPQNLIYCIYTSGSTGRPKGADNYHASFVNLVGWYFSESERAHRKERVILASSLSFDLTQKNVLGTLAAGGTLIVPLGTLMDTDHFVAALTRFKPTRLNCTPSAYHVISKYVTEHTLSLVVLGGEPIDATLAAHLSKQNIDLMNSYGPTECADVAISYLNAAGSEQTDIPLGKPLPNIQIYILDADLNLVPAGVAGELYIAGISLGRGYHGRPDLTAERFIANPFAKETGARMYRTGDLARWRSDGNVDYIGRVDHQVKIRGFRIELGEIEAALLRYEGVREAIVLVRDAAGGKQLIGYVVGADERGDLESRLRNHLKSSLPDYMVPARIVVLEKMPLTVNGKVDRQRLPAPKPLIVSAGFATNLSSTQKLLVEIWREVLGLDAVPAEVNFFDLGGNSLQLIAVHAQIESKLQRKFPLVTLFQHSTITDLAHFLDNKGQEVSSSIDAARARALQRSRSLGRFQQKVGRKTP
- a CDS encoding glycosyltransferase family 2 protein → MDVSLCITTRNRPEDLAECLRVAGGSSIPLKQIVVSDDSTDHRSRDLVREQFPKVDYVEGPRKGLGPNRNSAIAAAHGDWILFLDDDARLGVDFLKTLEPLIAAHAGEKIIYSGIEEQIRGKIFPRDQNFLGFQSRPYQADEPLNTLVINAALFPAEVCKTLLFDPRLIYGYDEVDIASRARAAGWRILLCPEAINFHYPSETNRDYYKPHTESARIYVTFKKYYGAQRKPLKALAFLGISLLHSCAHHLKTEGFRGLLSALALHRSAWKQISAWQDEVRQ